The following are encoded together in the Tursiops truncatus isolate mTurTru1 chromosome 10, mTurTru1.mat.Y, whole genome shotgun sequence genome:
- the PI16 gene encoding peptidase inhibitor 16, whose product MHNFRSLLARLLLPLLLLGAAMGPAGALSDDEKHVMVELHNLYRSQVSPPAANMLQMRWDEELAAFAKAYAQQCVWGHNKERGRRGENLFAITDEGLDVPLAMEEWHHEREHYNLSAATCATGQMCGHYTQVVWAKTERIGCGAHFCEKLQGVEETDIHLLVCNYEPPGNVKGQRPYQEGTPCSQCPLGYHCENSLCEPIRGPEEAQDLPYLVTEAPSSLATEASGSRKEGITSSLATETPSFLVTEVSGSLATNALPAVETKAPSSLVTEDSPSMATEAPPSLATEVPSFLATHSLLYLDERPATLPKSTHDPTPKSADKEASSTRMPSRSPESSLQPKMSLTGTWEPLPHTQEEGKAEAESPHSSEILASVFPAQDKPGELQATLEHKGHTSSKSLSNSPSASATANAMGGRTLALQSSLPGAEGPEKHGIKSGLNSSPGHGWGLLLGLLLLPPLVLAGIF is encoded by the exons ATGCACAACTTCCGCAGCCTCCTGGCCCgtctgctgctgccgctgctacTGCTGGGGGCTGCCATGGGCCCTGCCGGAGCCCTCAGTGATGATGAAAAACACGTGATGGTGGAGCTGCACAATCTCTACCGATCCCAGGTGTCCCCACCAGCCGCCAACATGCTGCAAATG AGGTGGGACGAGGAGCTGGCCGCCTTCGCCAAGGCCTATGCGCAGCAGTGCGTGTGGGGCCACAACAAGGAGCGCGGGCGTCGCGGCGAGAACCTGTTCGCCATCACGGACGAGGGCCTGGACGTGCCGCTGGCCATGGAGGAGTGGCACCACGAGCGCGAGCACTACAACCTCAGCGCCGCCACCTGCGCCACAGGCCAGATGTGCGGCCACTACACGCAG GTGGTCTGGGCCAAGACAGAGAGGATTGGTTGTGGTGCCCACTTCTGTGAGAAGCTCCAGGGCGTTGAGGAGACCGATATCCACTTGCTGGTTTGCAACTATGAGCCCCC GGGGAACGTGAAGGGGCAGAGGCCCTACCAGGAGggaactccatgctcccaatgtcCCTTGGGCTACCACTGTGAAAACTCCCTGTGTG AACCCATCAGAGGCCCGGAAGAGGCTCAGGATTTGCCTTACCTAGTAACTGAGGCCCCATCTTCCCTGGCAACAGAAGCCTCAGGCTCTAGGAAAGAGGGTATCACTTCTTCCTTAGCAACGGAAACTCCATCCTTCTTGGTAACAGAGGTCTCAGGCTCCCTGGCAACAAACGCTCTACCTGCTGTAGAAACCAAGGCCCCATCTTCCTTAGTAACAGAAGACTCCCCTTCCATGGCAACAGAGGCTCCACCTTCCTTAGCAACTGAGGTCCCTTCCTTTTTGGCAACTCACAGCCTACTCTATTTGGATGAGAGACCGGCTACCCTCCCCAAATCAACCCATGATCCTACCCCCAAATCAGCAGATAAAGAGGCCAGCAGTACAAGAATGCCCTCCAGGAGCCCAGAGAGTTCTCTGCAGCCCAAGATGTCCTTGACGGGGACATGGGAGCCGCTACCCCACACCCAGGAGGAGGGCAAGGCTGAGGCCGAGTCGCCTCATTCCAGTGAGAtcttggcctcagtttttccaGCGCAGGACAAGCCAGGTGAGCTGCAGGCCACACTGGAGCACAAGGGACACACCTCCTCCAAGTCCCTGTCCAACTCCCCCAGTGCCTCTGCCACCGCTAATGCCATGGGTGGGCGTACCCTGGCCCTGCAGTCCTCCTTGCCAG GTGCAGAGGGCCCTGAAAAGCATGGCATCAAGTCAGGGTTGAACTCGAGCCCTGGGCACGGCTGGGGCCTCCTCCTGGGACTGCTGCTACTGCCTCCCCTGGTGCTGGCTGGAATCTTCTGA